In one window of Musa acuminata AAA Group cultivar baxijiao chromosome BXJ3-2, Cavendish_Baxijiao_AAA, whole genome shotgun sequence DNA:
- the LOC135630745 gene encoding probable polygalacturonase, translated as MILVLWTVVTAAFIGIAEGHRHHRRAGGATELEAFHYAAAGERGCRAHVASLTDFGGVGDGVTSNTAAFAAAVANLSKVAYDGSAMLVVPAGRWLTGPFNLADHFTLFLDHDAVILATQDINEWSIIDPLPSYGRGRDAVGGRYSNLIMGYNLTDVVITGNNGTIDGHGETWWKMFRNKELNYTRGYLIELMYCKQVLISNITLVNSPSWNVHPVYSSHVIVSGITILAPVNSPNTDGIDPDSSSNVRIEDCYIVSGDDCIAIKSGWDEYGIAFNMSSKHIVIRRLTCISPTSAVIALGSEMSGGIQDVRAEDITAIHSESGVRIKTTIGRGAYVKDIFVRRMNLHTMKWVFWMTGTYGQHPDDKFDPKAIPVVQNISYSNVVAENVTMAAKLEGIPGAPFTGICIYNVTAEVVKSKKPIWNCTDVEGVSSHVTPTPCAQIPEYPDRITHCPFPEDDLPVNGVGLEECAYQRAKP; from the exons ATGATTTTAGTGCTATGGACGGTGGTAACAGCGGCGTTCATAGGGATAGCTGAGGGCCATCGCCACCACCGGCGGGCAGGTGGTGCGACGGAGCTAGAAGCCTTCCACTACGCGGCGGCGGGGGAAAGAGGATGCCGGGCCCACGTGGCCAGCCTGACGGACTTCGGCGGGGTGGGCGACGGGGTGACCTCCAACACGGCGGCCTTTGCAGCGGCCGTGGCCAACCTCAGTAAGGTGGCGTACGACGGCAGCGCAATGCTGGTGGTGCCGGCCGGTCGGTGGCTCACCGGGCCCTTCAACCTCGCCGACCACTTCACCCTCTTCCTCGACCACGATGCCGTCATCCTCGCCACTCAG GATATCAACGAGTGGTCGATCATTGACCCTTTGCCCTCCTACGGTAGAGGAAGAGATGCGGTTGGGGGTAGATACAGTAATCTCATCATGGGATATAACCTAACCGATGTGGTCATAACAG ggAATAATGGAACTATCGATGGACACGGTGAAACCTGGTGGAAAATGTTCCGTAACAAAGAACTCAATTACACTCGTGGATACCTCATTGAATTGATGTACTGCAAACAAGTGCTGATTTCCAACATTACATTGGTTAACTCTCCATCGTGGAATGTCCATCCAGTGTACAGCAG CCACGTAATCGTCTCAGGCATCACAATTCTTGCACCGGTCAACTCTCCCAACACTGATGGGATCGATCCAG ACTCATCCTCCAATGTCCGCATTGAGGACTGCTACATAGTCTCAGGCGATGACTGCATCGCCATTAAAAGCGGTTGGGATGAGTACGGGATTGCATTCAACATGTCAAGCAAACACATAGTGATCAGACGGCTCACCTGCATCTCCCCCACGAGCGCTGTCATCGCCCTGGGAAGCGAGATGTCGGGAGGAATCCAAGATGTCCGGGCCGAAGACATCACGGCCATCCACTCCGAATCCGGCGTCAGGATCAAGACGACCATCGGAAGGGGAGCTTACGTGAAGGACATATTCGTGAGAAGAATGAATCTGCACACAATGAAGTGGGTCTTCTGGATGACGGGCACCTACGGGCAGCACCCGGACGACAAATTTGATCCGAAAGCCATTCCGGTGGTGCAGAATATCAGTTACAGCAACGTGGTGGCCGAGAACGTGACCATGGCCGCGAAGCTGGAGGGGATTCCCGGCGCGCCCTTCACCGGAATATGCATCTACAATGTGACGGCGGAGGTGGTGAAGTCGAAGAAGCCGATTTGGAACTGCACCGACGTCGAGGGCGTATCGAGTCACGTGACGCCCACTCCCTGTGCGCAGATTCCGGAATATCCAGATCGTATAACGCATTGCCCCTTCCCTGAAGATGATCTACCTGTGAATGGTGTTGGGCTAGAGGAGTGTGCTTATCAGAGAGCCAAACCATGA